One genomic window of Stieleria sp. JC731 includes the following:
- a CDS encoding YqgE/AlgH family protein yields the protein MKDSNSLQPSEPLVGKLLVASTTVQDPMLSRSVSLVVHQDAENVFAVLLNRPMAAPPALSKMLQQVGNKATKPGSRIAESGTAANSQNFEYPQPELGENLDDDDRQDLAAAEMASQMAHEVSKTLGTIHFGGPLSGPVVAVHGSSQLAEAETGEGVYVAADRTLLETLVKQKPAPYRLIVGHLGWTAQQLDAERHAGFWHVLDAREQDVFTQDEALWPTVIRRATTHSMTRWLGINQLPANVEAN from the coding sequence ATGAAGGATTCCAACTCGCTACAACCGTCCGAACCGCTGGTAGGAAAGTTATTGGTCGCGTCAACAACGGTGCAGGATCCGATGCTCAGCCGGTCAGTCTCGTTGGTTGTACACCAGGATGCCGAAAACGTCTTCGCGGTATTGCTCAATCGCCCCATGGCGGCCCCGCCTGCACTTTCAAAAATGCTGCAGCAAGTCGGAAACAAAGCGACCAAACCGGGTTCACGGATCGCCGAATCCGGCACCGCCGCGAACTCTCAGAATTTTGAATATCCGCAACCTGAATTGGGCGAAAATCTTGATGACGATGATCGCCAAGACCTTGCCGCGGCAGAAATGGCCAGCCAAATGGCCCACGAGGTCAGTAAAACGCTTGGCACCATCCATTTCGGAGGCCCCCTGTCGGGCCCCGTCGTCGCCGTCCACGGATCGAGCCAGCTCGCCGAAGCCGAAACCGGCGAAGGTGTCTATGTCGCAGCGGACCGCACGCTTCTAGAGACGCTCGTCAAACAAAAGCCAGCTCCTTATCGCCTGATCGTCGGGCACCTTGGCTGGACCGCACAGCAGCTCGATGCAGAGCGTCACGCAGGTTTTTGGCACGTGCTGGATGCCAGAGAACAAGACGTGTTCACGCAGGACGAGGCACTCTGGCCAACAGTGATTCGCCGCGCGACGACACATTCGATGACGCGATGGCTTGGGATTAACCAACTACCTGCAAACGTCGAGGCGAATTAG
- the pdxH gene encoding pyridoxamine 5'-phosphate oxidase: protein MSLYEMRKSYTLATLLEKDIDPDPMVQFKKWLSEALQGDFPEWVEANAMTLSTSDAKGLVTSRVVLLKGLDEGKFWFYTNYSSDKAAQMDANPQVSLCFLWQHIQRQVRVTGTIEKSPREKSVEYFHKRPRDSQFGAIVSSQSSVVESREVLEKRLAELKQQYGEKDEIPCPEDWGGYCVRPTTIEFWQGRESRLHDRLRYRSEASAWSVERLAP, encoded by the coding sequence ATGAGTTTGTACGAGATGCGAAAGAGCTACACGCTCGCGACTCTGTTGGAGAAAGACATTGATCCCGACCCAATGGTTCAGTTTAAAAAATGGCTCAGCGAGGCGCTGCAAGGCGATTTTCCCGAATGGGTCGAAGCCAACGCGATGACGCTGTCGACCAGCGACGCGAAGGGTTTGGTCACAAGCCGGGTGGTGCTGTTGAAAGGATTGGACGAAGGCAAGTTTTGGTTCTACACGAACTACTCGTCTGACAAAGCCGCACAGATGGACGCCAACCCACAGGTGTCTTTGTGCTTCCTTTGGCAACATATCCAGCGTCAGGTACGCGTCACCGGTACCATCGAAAAATCGCCACGTGAAAAGTCGGTCGAGTACTTTCACAAGCGGCCGCGTGACAGCCAGTTCGGCGCGATCGTCAGCAGCCAATCGAGTGTCGTTGAATCGCGAGAGGTCTTGGAAAAACGCCTCGCTGAATTGAAGCAACAGTACGGCGAAAAGGATGAGATTCCTTGCCCGGAAGACTGGGGTGGCTACTGTGTTCGCCCAACCACGATCGAGTTTTGGCAAGGACGCGAAAGCAGGCTTCATGACCGACTTCGCTATCGATCCGAAGCGTCAGCGTGGAGCGTCGAACGGCTCGCACCATAA
- a CDS encoding cold-shock protein — translation MPRDSSAPREDEPAKKFRITRKRLGTIRFIDDKGEFGFIDAEDFRDDVFFHHSVWEPGEDFKQPSPPPRQDRRPQRRDGRPSHRDRHVAPLRRTLSKELIGRHVEFEVDDELMETDKKLRATVVMPTKRPMGRRMTGRDATFNIVTHHPKARRKRPDWRK, via the coding sequence TTGCCCCGAGACAGTTCAGCCCCCCGCGAAGACGAACCGGCGAAGAAATTTCGTATCACCCGCAAAAGGCTGGGAACGATTCGTTTCATCGATGACAAGGGTGAATTCGGCTTTATCGATGCCGAAGACTTCCGCGACGACGTTTTCTTTCACCATTCCGTCTGGGAACCGGGCGAAGACTTCAAACAGCCCAGCCCGCCGCCGCGGCAAGATCGACGTCCACAGCGACGTGATGGCCGGCCTTCACATCGCGACCGCCACGTGGCCCCGCTTCGCAGAACGCTCAGCAAAGAACTGATCGGACGCCACGTGGAATTCGAAGTCGACGATGAGCTGATGGAAACGGATAAGAAGCTTCGCGCCACCGTGGTCATGCCCACCAAACGGCCGATGGGCCGACGCATGACCGGACGTGACGCGACATTCAATATCGTGACACACCACCCGAAAGCACGACGCAAGCGACCGGACTGGCGAAAATAG
- a CDS encoding PEP-CTERM sorting domain-containing protein yields MTIKNFAALLIAIAFAVSANTSHAGISTFFGVDNGAGGAFVPGGNAVTARSNFLSNLSGGVGTENFESLSGSVPLNLSFPGSTGSVTATITGSSSTGIRTAPTVGAFATSGTRFLRTSTSTTAGEFSVNFSSAIAAFGFYATDLGDSGGGNVILNLAGGGSETLTIPVTGLNSGNLLFYGFVSDTDTFTSISFQNTAGSGDVWGFDDMTVGDIGQVTGAVPEPGSLAILAISCGIGLGRRRRR; encoded by the coding sequence ATGACTATTAAAAACTTTGCTGCGTTACTCATCGCGATTGCTTTCGCAGTCTCGGCAAATACGAGCCACGCTGGAATCTCTACTTTCTTTGGCGTTGACAACGGTGCCGGCGGAGCATTTGTCCCAGGCGGCAACGCTGTTACTGCACGCTCAAACTTTCTATCGAACCTCTCTGGTGGCGTTGGCACCGAGAATTTTGAATCGCTCAGCGGTTCGGTCCCGCTTAACCTCTCCTTTCCGGGCTCAACTGGAAGTGTAACGGCAACCATTACGGGCAGTTCCAGCACTGGAATCCGGACCGCGCCGACTGTAGGTGCATTTGCAACCTCCGGCACTCGCTTTCTTAGAACTAGCACTTCGACCACTGCTGGCGAGTTCAGCGTCAATTTCAGCTCCGCTATCGCAGCCTTCGGCTTCTATGCCACCGACCTTGGCGACTCGGGCGGCGGAAACGTCATCCTGAACCTTGCTGGTGGCGGTTCTGAAACCTTGACCATCCCCGTGACCGGTCTCAATAGCGGCAACCTTTTGTTCTACGGATTCGTCAGCGACACTGATACGTTCACATCGATCAGTTTCCAGAATACCGCCGGATCGGGTGACGTCTGGGGATTTGACGACATGACCGTCGGTGATATCGGCCAAGTGACAGGCGCCGTGCCTGAGCCAGGTTCGTTGGCCATCCTAGCGATCAGCTGTGGCATTGGCCTGGGTCGCCGACGCCGACGCTAA